A window of the Streptomyces sp. NBC_00250 genome harbors these coding sequences:
- a CDS encoding class I SAM-dependent methyltransferase gives MTTSATESAATESAATDSEAADKSPATEATSPAPRTPGLRDFYENPTVPVASGEARTVRQARMLADALGPVGPGRPAATVLDVGCGDGSAGAIAARVLGGHRVVGIDWSQDALRRAAPRLSQVVRGELTGSGLPFASDSADAVLFSEVVEHLVDPDSALDELRRILRPGGHLMLSTPNLGAWYNRALLLAGVQPVFSEVSLRRIHGRPGSEVVGHLRLYTARALREFVAASGFEVVKLAGAPFHGVPRPLRPLDRLACGAPSLASILLVHARKV, from the coding sequence ATGACCACGTCAGCCACCGAATCCGCAGCTACCGAATCCGCAGCCACCGACTCGGAGGCAGCCGATAAGTCGCCCGCGACGGAGGCGACTTCGCCGGCCCCGCGCACCCCCGGGCTGCGGGACTTCTACGAGAACCCCACCGTTCCCGTCGCCTCCGGGGAGGCCCGGACAGTGCGGCAGGCCCGGATGCTGGCCGACGCGCTCGGCCCCGTGGGGCCCGGCCGCCCGGCCGCGACCGTACTCGACGTGGGCTGCGGGGACGGCTCGGCGGGCGCGATCGCGGCCCGCGTACTCGGCGGGCACCGCGTCGTGGGGATCGACTGGTCGCAGGACGCCCTGCGCCGCGCGGCCCCGCGCCTGAGCCAGGTCGTCCGCGGCGAGCTGACCGGCAGCGGTCTGCCGTTCGCCTCCGACAGTGCCGACGCCGTCCTGTTCAGCGAGGTCGTCGAGCACCTTGTCGACCCCGACAGCGCCCTCGACGAACTGCGCAGGATCCTGCGCCCCGGCGGGCATCTCATGCTCTCCACGCCGAACCTCGGCGCCTGGTACAACCGCGCGCTGCTGCTCGCCGGAGTCCAGCCGGTCTTCTCCGAGGTGAGTCTGCGGCGCATCCACGGCAGACCGGGCAGCGAGGTCGTGGGCCATCTGCGGCTGTACACGGCACGCGCGTTGCGCGAGTTCGTGGCCGCGTCCGGATTCGAGGTGGTGAAGCTCGCCGGCGCGCCGTTCCACGGAGTCCCGCGCCCGCTCCGGCCGCTGGACCGGCTGGCCTGCGGGGCGCCGTCGCTCGCGTCCATCCTCCTCGTGCATGCGAGAAAGGTGTAG